Proteins found in one Methanomassiliicoccus sp. genomic segment:
- a CDS encoding thermosome subunit yields the protein MGMGSTPIIILKEGTRRERGKDAQYNNINAARTVADMVKSTLGPRGMDKMMLDALGDVTITNDGVTILKDLEVQHPAAKMVVEVSKTLDEECGDGTTSAVVILGELLKRSLDLLDADIHPTNILKGYRLAGDKALETLRSLSIPTGIDDAVSLRNIATTAMMSKAVTGSREHMADLAVRSVSAVAEKRNSHYTVDLDNIQIVKREGGSMDDTELLQGIIIDGHPPHPSMPRKVKNARIALLSSALEVRKTEVSAEIQITEPSQLQAFVRGEENTLREMVDQLKRAGATAVFCQKGIDELAQHFLAQEGMLALQRVKASDLEKLSKATNADIVTKPADLEKGDLGSSSSIEVRKVESEEMTFVIGCKNPRAVSILIRGGTKHVVDEIDRSLDDALNVVRLAVEDEAMVSGGGSTAMELAMRLNDYADEMGGREQMAISAYARSMEAIPAALAENAGWDALNVLIEMRKAHKAGSVHAGLNVFTGKVEDMVKNNVLEPLRVNSRIISAATEAASLIIRIDDVIAARSGSAAGPSMGGEGEMPEE from the coding sequence ATGGGCATGGGCAGTACTCCGATCATAATTCTCAAAGAGGGGACCAGGCGCGAGCGCGGTAAGGATGCTCAGTACAACAACATAAACGCCGCCCGGACGGTGGCGGACATGGTAAAGAGCACCCTTGGACCGAGGGGCATGGACAAGATGATGTTAGATGCCCTGGGGGACGTGACCATCACCAACGACGGCGTTACAATACTGAAGGACCTGGAGGTCCAGCATCCCGCCGCCAAGATGGTGGTGGAAGTGTCCAAGACCCTAGACGAGGAGTGCGGCGATGGAACCACCTCGGCGGTGGTGATATTGGGAGAACTGCTGAAGAGGTCGCTGGACCTCCTCGACGCTGACATTCACCCCACCAACATCCTCAAAGGATACCGGTTGGCTGGGGACAAGGCGTTGGAGACATTGCGTTCCCTTTCGATACCAACAGGCATCGATGATGCGGTATCGCTGAGGAACATCGCCACCACTGCCATGATGAGCAAGGCGGTCACCGGCAGCAGGGAGCACATGGCCGACCTGGCGGTGAGGTCCGTGAGCGCGGTGGCGGAGAAGAGGAACTCGCATTACACGGTCGACCTGGACAACATCCAGATAGTGAAGCGTGAGGGGGGCTCCATGGATGACACCGAGCTCCTGCAGGGTATAATCATCGATGGACATCCTCCGCACCCCTCCATGCCCCGGAAGGTGAAGAACGCCAGGATCGCGCTGCTCAGCTCAGCCCTGGAGGTGAGGAAGACGGAGGTGTCTGCGGAGATCCAGATCACCGAGCCGTCGCAGCTTCAGGCCTTCGTGCGCGGCGAGGAGAACACCCTGCGGGAGATGGTGGACCAGCTGAAAAGAGCGGGAGCCACTGCGGTGTTCTGCCAGAAGGGCATTGACGAGCTGGCACAGCACTTCCTGGCCCAGGAGGGCATGCTCGCGCTGCAGCGCGTTAAGGCTTCAGATCTGGAGAAGTTGTCCAAGGCGACGAACGCGGACATCGTGACCAAGCCCGCAGATCTCGAGAAGGGAGACCTGGGGAGCTCGTCGTCGATCGAGGTGCGCAAGGTGGAGAGCGAGGAGATGACCTTCGTCATCGGGTGCAAGAACCCGCGAGCAGTGTCCATACTGATCCGTGGCGGAACCAAGCACGTGGTGGACGAGATCGACCGCTCCCTGGACGACGCTCTCAACGTGGTGCGTCTGGCCGTGGAGGACGAGGCCATGGTGAGCGGCGGCGGGTCCACGGCGATGGAGCTGGCCATGCGGCTGAACGATTACGCTGACGAGATGGGGGGTAGGGAGCAGATGGCCATCAGCGCCTACGCCCGTTCAATGGAAGCCATCCCCGCGGCCTTGGCCGAGAACGCGGGGTGGGACGCATTGAACGTGCTCATCGAGATGAGGAAGGCTCACAAGGCAGGCAGCGTGCATGCGGGCCTGAATGTCTTCACCGGCAAGGTCGAGGACATGGTGAAGAACAATGTACTTGAACCTCTGCGCGTGAACTCGCGTATCATCAGCGCCGCTACCGAAGCTGCCAGCCTGATCATACGCATCGACGACGTGATCGCGGCCAGGAGCGGCAGTGCTGCCGGTCCGTCCATGGGAGGGGAGGGCGAGATGCCCGAAGAGTGA
- a CDS encoding hydrogenase iron-sulfur subunit — protein MESSTPRIGVFLCDCGQTIKGLIDYDKLRDLAQKEKDVVYVDKADYLCSSSSREKVTEVIRENGLDRIVIAACSPRAYLPEFQDVAERAGINRFMVEQSNLRDQVAWIHSLDEDSATSKAMDQLAMSIARARKMRPSKFGPGAAVNEELCSGCGVCATTCKAGVIDFKPIDGGHRVARVDRSECKACGACVAACPSGALNLEGFTNEEVIAEIDEFTEGLLDSKEPSPATLVFACHWCSYPAADLAGLKRMQMDARFRIIRTPCSARVDPEWVMRAMSRGVDGVLVLGGTEGNCHYQGGNVRTRNRMILLNKVLEQLGFDTARLGVEWIDADEPYRFRAVIEEFVTKIAELGPSPMRAPAEEEKMTSALYHGRDELTHTAYR, from the coding sequence ATGGAGAGCAGCACCCCCCGTATCGGCGTATTCCTCTGTGACTGTGGCCAGACCATAAAGGGCCTGATCGACTACGACAAGCTCCGTGACCTTGCCCAGAAAGAGAAGGACGTGGTCTACGTGGACAAGGCGGACTACCTGTGCTCCTCAAGCTCGCGAGAGAAAGTAACCGAGGTCATACGCGAGAACGGCCTGGACCGCATCGTCATCGCTGCCTGCTCCCCACGAGCGTACCTCCCGGAGTTCCAGGATGTGGCAGAGAGGGCGGGGATCAACCGCTTCATGGTGGAGCAGTCGAACCTCCGCGACCAGGTGGCCTGGATCCATTCCCTCGACGAGGACAGCGCCACCTCCAAGGCCATGGACCAGCTGGCCATGTCCATTGCTCGTGCCCGCAAGATGAGGCCGTCCAAGTTCGGGCCGGGGGCGGCGGTGAACGAGGAGCTGTGCTCCGGCTGCGGCGTGTGCGCCACCACCTGCAAGGCGGGCGTGATAGACTTCAAGCCGATAGACGGCGGGCATCGCGTGGCCCGGGTAGACCGCTCGGAGTGCAAGGCCTGCGGTGCCTGCGTCGCCGCCTGCCCCTCTGGGGCGCTCAACCTGGAGGGGTTCACCAACGAGGAGGTCATCGCCGAGATAGATGAGTTCACCGAAGGTCTGCTGGACTCCAAGGAGCCTTCGCCGGCGACACTGGTGTTCGCCTGCCACTGGTGCTCTTATCCAGCCGCTGATCTTGCCGGACTGAAGAGGATGCAGATGGATGCGCGCTTCCGCATTATCCGCACGCCGTGCTCCGCCCGCGTGGACCCGGAGTGGGTGATGCGCGCCATGTCCAGGGGTGTGGACGGCGTGCTGGTCCTGGGCGGCACCGAGGGCAACTGCCACTACCAGGGCGGCAACGTGCGCACCCGGAACCGCATGATCCTCCTGAACAAGGTGCTGGAGCAGCTCGGCTTCGACACCGCAAGGCTGGGCGTGGAGTGGATCGACGCCGATGAGCCGTACCGCTTCCGCGCCGTCATCGAAGAATTCGTGACCAAGATCGCGGAGCTGGGCCCCAGCCCCATGCGCGCCCCGGCCGAGGAGGAGAAGATGACCTCGGCGCTGTACCACGGCCGGGACGAGCTGACCCACACGGCGTACCGGTAG
- a CDS encoding PAS domain S-box protein, producing MKVEERTKLIVITILLSVATSVTFYFHIVLQEGTIFTQFFYLPLTLAAIWYRRYALLLVAYLAALLYVTDLYIGSMGMLANDILRTTFFLMVVIVISYLSERLRRTQEVLERSNALLEAEVDRRTGELKSANAELLRELEKRRRAENQLAEEMERLSVTLSSIGDGVIVTDTMGRALTMNDNAERLTGKTIEAAKGLDVGEAFPSVDASGNLQSPTAQSLADGGIHPLEGLYLLRPDGTRIALSGTVAPIRASDMTIGAVAVIRDDSEKDKVRQQIARANRVRAIELMAGGVAHDLNNILTVMSSNVELVKLRMHDDPDARTRLNEAEKATERARELVRQMMSLSKADKPDRKLISLKPVLREEVEFSLRDSPVRADMDITDDLWDVMADQVQVRGVISNLVINARQEMVAGGELKVRAVNVTIAPGDGVPLPAGRYVRISVQDHGRGIAPQDLDRIFEPYYTTKRTGCGLGLPISQSIVLGHRGHLGLESEVGKGTTFTIHLPAADGQASPPS from the coding sequence ATGAAGGTCGAGGAAAGGACGAAGCTAATCGTCATCACGATCCTCCTTAGCGTAGCCACCTCCGTGACCTTCTACTTCCACATCGTCCTGCAAGAGGGTACCATCTTCACCCAGTTCTTCTACCTCCCACTCACCCTGGCCGCGATCTGGTACCGCCGTTACGCCTTGCTGCTGGTCGCCTATCTCGCGGCCTTGCTGTACGTCACGGACCTGTACATAGGGAGCATGGGCATGCTGGCCAACGACATCCTGCGCACCACGTTCTTCCTCATGGTCGTCATCGTAATATCCTACTTGAGCGAACGCCTGAGGAGGACGCAGGAGGTGCTGGAGAGGTCCAACGCCCTCCTGGAGGCCGAGGTCGATCGGCGGACCGGGGAGCTAAAGAGCGCGAACGCGGAGCTGTTGCGGGAATTGGAGAAGCGGAGGAGGGCCGAGAACCAGCTGGCCGAGGAGATGGAGAGGCTATCGGTAACGCTGTCCAGCATCGGGGACGGGGTCATCGTCACCGACACCATGGGTAGGGCGCTGACCATGAACGACAACGCCGAGCGTTTGACGGGTAAGACCATCGAAGCGGCGAAGGGATTGGACGTGGGAGAGGCGTTCCCCTCGGTCGATGCGTCGGGCAATCTACAGAGCCCCACGGCACAAAGCCTCGCCGACGGAGGCATCCATCCGCTCGAGGGCCTCTATCTCCTGAGACCGGACGGGACCCGCATAGCTCTGTCGGGGACGGTGGCCCCCATAAGGGCGAGCGACATGACCATCGGAGCGGTGGCGGTGATCAGGGACGACTCCGAGAAGGATAAGGTGAGGCAGCAGATAGCGCGGGCCAACAGGGTCAGGGCCATAGAGCTGATGGCCGGGGGAGTTGCCCATGATCTCAACAACATCCTCACGGTGATGTCCAGCAACGTGGAGCTGGTCAAGCTCAGGATGCACGACGATCCTGACGCCCGGACCAGGCTGAACGAGGCCGAGAAGGCCACGGAGCGAGCGCGAGAGCTCGTCCGGCAGATGATGTCCCTGTCCAAGGCCGACAAGCCGGACAGGAAGCTCATATCCCTCAAACCGGTCCTGCGGGAGGAGGTGGAGTTCAGCCTCCGGGACTCCCCGGTCCGGGCTGATATGGATATCACCGACGACCTGTGGGACGTCATGGCCGACCAGGTGCAGGTGCGAGGGGTGATCTCCAACCTCGTGATCAACGCCCGCCAGGAGATGGTCGCCGGCGGAGAGCTCAAGGTCCGTGCTGTCAACGTCACCATCGCGCCAGGGGATGGCGTGCCGCTGCCGGCCGGCCGCTACGTTAGGATCTCCGTACAGGACCATGGGCGGGGCATCGCCCCCCAGGACCTGGACCGCATCTTCGAGCCGTACTACACCACGAAGAGGACCGGCTGCGGCCTTGGCCTGCCCATATCGCAGTCCATAGTCCTGGGCCACCGGGGGCATCTGGGTCTGGAGTCCGAGGTGGGGAAGGGGACCACCTTCACCATACACCTGCCGGCCGCCGATGGGCAAGCATCACCGCCGTCCTGA
- a CDS encoding desulfoferrodoxin, with the protein MTSLNEIYKCSVCGNVVEVVHGGNGELVCHGQPMKRFVENTVDAAKEKHVPVVERTADGIKVTVGSVLHPMEEKHYIEWIEVVSDGRVMRKYLKPGMPPVAEFRCTPTTFTVREYCNLHGLWKA; encoded by the coding sequence TTGACATCACTGAACGAGATCTACAAGTGCAGCGTGTGCGGGAACGTGGTCGAGGTCGTCCATGGCGGCAACGGAGAGCTGGTATGCCACGGACAGCCGATGAAAAGGTTCGTAGAGAACACCGTGGACGCCGCCAAGGAGAAGCACGTGCCAGTGGTGGAGAGGACGGCGGACGGCATCAAGGTCACGGTCGGCAGCGTGCTCCATCCCATGGAGGAGAAGCACTACATCGAGTGGATCGAGGTCGTGTCCGACGGAAGGGTCATGAGGAAGTATCTCAAGCCAGGAATGCCCCCGGTGGCGGAGTTCCGGTGCACCCCTACCACGTTCACGGTTCGGGAGTACTGCAACCTTCACGGACTATGGAAGGCCTGA
- a CDS encoding PAS domain S-box protein codes for MLSVLYVDDESGLLDIGKIFLESLGHFNIDTVTSALDALSLMSQKWYDAVVSDYQMPDMDGIELLRRVRTSGNDIPFILFTGRGREEIAIQALNEGADFYLQKGGDPASQFTELAYKIRQAINRRSAELALKESEKRLSEIINFLPDATFAIDRSGRVIAWNLAMEELTHISSADIMGKGDREHSLPIYGKRRKMLADLILEPDEAFLKNYRFVQSEGGHLIAESTIFWNNGRPTTVMAKASPLYDQKGEVVGAIESMRDITNRVSTEEELRAANERIIASEQKLRDQYDELLRREKELRESKEQLQMFMDSASDAFTIWDHDLNLIDLNKNALGYLPPGTRKEDVTGRNLVDLLPEFGQGGQCERFLDVIRTGVPFTSVEKMPEDRFGTCWLTIRAFRVGGGLGVSTNDITSMKEVEDKLKDANEELTRDKEELKRHVDRLGTSQAALRVSEEKFRAFTECLSDFTTITDRDRRHTYVSPSVLRLMGLDAEKILGTVCTSDDNPLKIHPDDYHKIISCSEQASHDPGKIVNIPIFRSLDRDGRTLYIEGSFVYLPDLLGVQGLLFHGRDVTDRILMEKAAQESEARYRNVIVSSPYGMHFYELRPDRSLIFTGANPSADQILRMSHIPIVGKTLESAFPALAGTEVPEQYRHVAEHGGTWQSEQLSYQGGSINGVFAVTAFQTSPGSMAAMFVDVTERKRTEDALLDREEQFRQLISMMPVPICLIGNNGTFQYINNKFQQYFSYTVDDLRTLDDWWTRAYPDEEYRRKVIDVWMTAVRESKLSGKDIEPMEFKVTCKDGMVKDVIISGMVFDQFTCTTFIDITERKRTEDALQQSERKKRTMIDNLIDLVYEADMDGNFTMVSPSGARLLGFSYPAEMIGLPISRMFANPEDVNAFMKALSKTGSLSGYPMALRSRDGTVHHVVSNNRFAYDDRGALKGVEGVLHDVTELRRVENALRMANRKLTLLSGITRHDIKNQLLVLDGNIYLGRSVPNVPERMKQLIDRAQGASEAISRQIDFTKDYEELGVRSAVWQDVIALAWNAAAALPMRDVKLVIQGTGLELFADPLVEKVFYNLMDNSLRHGGGKLTTITISMIDHGGDLEITYQDDGEGIAAADKGKLFTKGYGKNTGLGLFLSKEILSITGISICENGEPGRGARFEIKVPSGAWRSVSRG; via the coding sequence ATGCTCTCTGTCTTGTATGTCGATGACGAATCCGGCCTTCTCGATATCGGTAAGATATTCCTGGAGAGCCTGGGACACTTCAATATCGACACCGTCACCTCCGCGCTCGATGCCCTATCTCTGATGAGCCAGAAGTGGTATGATGCCGTGGTCTCCGATTACCAGATGCCGGACATGGACGGCATCGAGTTACTTCGCCGGGTGAGGACGTCAGGGAACGACATCCCATTCATCCTGTTCACCGGCCGGGGCCGTGAGGAGATCGCAATCCAGGCGTTGAACGAGGGGGCGGACTTCTACCTCCAGAAGGGCGGGGACCCGGCCTCCCAGTTCACCGAGCTGGCCTACAAGATCCGCCAGGCGATAAACAGGAGGAGCGCGGAGCTGGCCCTCAAGGAGTCGGAGAAGCGTCTCTCGGAGATCATCAACTTCCTGCCGGACGCTACGTTCGCTATCGACCGTTCGGGTCGGGTCATCGCTTGGAACCTGGCCATGGAGGAGCTGACGCACATCTCCTCGGCTGACATCATGGGTAAGGGGGACCGCGAGCACTCCCTACCCATATATGGAAAGAGGCGCAAGATGCTCGCCGACCTGATCCTGGAACCCGATGAGGCCTTCTTAAAGAACTACCGCTTCGTCCAGTCCGAGGGGGGCCATCTGATCGCGGAGTCCACCATATTCTGGAATAATGGTCGTCCCACCACCGTGATGGCCAAGGCCAGCCCCCTGTACGATCAGAAGGGAGAGGTCGTCGGTGCCATCGAGTCCATGCGCGACATAACAAATCGCGTGAGCACGGAGGAGGAGCTACGCGCCGCCAATGAGAGGATCATTGCCTCCGAGCAGAAGCTCCGTGATCAGTACGATGAGCTGCTGAGGAGAGAGAAAGAACTGCGGGAGAGCAAGGAGCAGCTCCAGATGTTCATGGACTCTGCCTCCGATGCCTTCACCATTTGGGACCATGATCTCAACCTCATCGACCTCAACAAGAACGCCCTGGGCTACCTGCCCCCGGGAACCAGGAAGGAGGACGTCACCGGCAGGAACCTGGTGGACCTCCTACCCGAGTTCGGTCAAGGAGGACAGTGTGAGCGGTTCCTCGACGTCATCAGGACCGGGGTCCCGTTCACGAGCGTGGAGAAGATGCCCGAGGACCGGTTCGGAACGTGCTGGTTGACCATCAGGGCCTTCAGGGTGGGAGGCGGGCTGGGGGTCTCCACCAATGACATCACCTCGATGAAGGAGGTCGAGGACAAGCTGAAGGACGCGAACGAGGAGCTTACCCGCGACAAGGAGGAGCTGAAGAGGCACGTTGACAGGCTGGGAACCAGTCAAGCAGCGCTCCGGGTGTCCGAGGAAAAGTTCCGCGCGTTCACCGAGTGCTTGTCCGACTTCACCACCATAACCGACAGGGACCGCAGGCACACCTATGTCAGCCCCTCGGTCCTGCGCCTCATGGGGCTCGATGCGGAGAAGATATTGGGAACGGTATGCACCAGCGACGACAACCCGTTGAAGATCCACCCCGACGACTACCATAAGATAATCTCGTGCTCGGAGCAGGCCTCGCACGATCCCGGTAAAATAGTGAACATACCTATCTTCAGGAGCCTTGACCGCGATGGTCGGACCTTGTACATCGAAGGCTCCTTCGTTTACCTTCCAGACCTGCTGGGGGTCCAGGGACTGCTCTTCCACGGACGGGACGTCACCGATCGCATCCTCATGGAGAAGGCCGCCCAGGAGAGCGAGGCCAGGTACCGGAACGTGATAGTGAGCTCGCCGTACGGCATGCACTTCTACGAGCTGAGGCCGGACCGGAGCCTGATCTTTACCGGAGCCAATCCCAGCGCCGATCAGATCCTCAGAATGAGCCACATTCCGATCGTCGGCAAGACCCTGGAATCGGCGTTCCCCGCGCTCGCTGGGACCGAGGTCCCGGAGCAGTACCGTCATGTAGCGGAGCATGGCGGCACCTGGCAATCCGAGCAGCTCTCCTACCAAGGAGGGTCTATCAACGGCGTGTTCGCCGTTACCGCATTCCAGACCTCCCCCGGCTCCATGGCCGCTATGTTCGTGGACGTCACCGAGCGCAAGCGCACCGAGGACGCCCTCCTGGATAGGGAGGAGCAGTTCCGGCAGCTCATATCCATGATGCCCGTCCCCATCTGCCTGATAGGGAACAACGGGACCTTCCAGTACATCAATAACAAGTTCCAGCAATACTTCAGTTACACCGTCGATGATCTTAGGACCCTCGATGATTGGTGGACCCGGGCGTACCCCGATGAGGAATACAGACGAAAGGTCATCGATGTGTGGATGACCGCGGTCAGGGAATCAAAGCTCAGCGGTAAGGACATAGAGCCCATGGAGTTCAAGGTGACCTGCAAGGACGGAATGGTGAAAGATGTCATCATAAGCGGGATGGTCTTCGATCAGTTCACCTGCACGACGTTCATAGACATCACCGAGCGCAAGCGCACGGAGGACGCTTTGCAGCAGAGCGAGAGAAAGAAACGGACCATGATCGACAACCTCATCGACCTGGTGTACGAGGCCGATATGGACGGCAACTTCACCATGGTCAGCCCGTCCGGGGCGCGGTTGCTGGGGTTCTCCTACCCCGCGGAGATGATCGGCCTGCCCATATCCAGGATGTTCGCCAACCCTGAAGATGTGAACGCCTTCATGAAGGCACTGAGCAAAACTGGTTCCCTGTCCGGTTATCCCATGGCCCTGAGGTCCCGGGACGGGACGGTGCATCACGTGGTATCGAACAACAGGTTCGCCTACGATGACAGGGGCGCGCTCAAGGGTGTGGAAGGTGTCCTCCACGACGTGACCGAGCTGCGGCGGGTGGAGAACGCCCTGCGCATGGCCAACCGGAAGCTTACTCTCTTATCGGGTATAACGCGACACGATATCAAGAACCAGCTGCTGGTGCTGGACGGGAATATCTACCTGGGAAGATCGGTCCCCAACGTCCCGGAAAGGATGAAACAGCTGATCGATAGGGCGCAAGGGGCCTCCGAAGCGATCTCCCGGCAGATCGACTTCACCAAGGACTACGAGGAGCTGGGGGTGAGGTCCGCGGTGTGGCAGGACGTCATCGCCCTGGCGTGGAACGCGGCAGCGGCCCTGCCCATGCGCGACGTCAAGCTAGTCATCCAAGGTACTGGACTGGAGCTCTTCGCCGATCCATTGGTGGAGAAGGTGTTCTACAACCTGATGGACAACTCCCTCCGCCACGGCGGGGGGAAGCTGACGACCATAACAATCTCCATGATCGATCACGGCGGGGACCTGGAGATAACGTACCAGGACGATGGCGAGGGGATAGCCGCCGCGGACAAGGGCAAGCTGTTCACCAAGGGCTACGGAAAGAACACGGGGTTAGGTCTATTCCTCTCGAAGGAGATCCTGTCCATAACTGGCATCAGCATCTGCGAGAACGGCGAGCCCGGCAGGGGAGCCCGCTTCGAGATCAAGGTGCCCAGCGGGGCGTGGAGATCGGTGAGCCGAGGGTGA
- a CDS encoding SDR family oxidoreductase — MRLLIIGGTGLLGQYLVLEAYQRGWEVTATYHDNDAKIGTRTLVHMDVRNEGEVSEVLRSVRPEAVILAAGITDLDRCETNPQEAWEVNAEGALNVAAACKLNGIKLLYVSTDAVFNGQKREPYFEFDTPDPLGIYAQTKLEAERITLDADESNIVARVSLLYGWNRLIDKENFVTWALSRLREGEMVNLFEDRRTCPTYAPHCAKVLLQVLDKDGQGIYHVAGADCLDRYEMGLQVAEVFGLPSSLCRRASVADSDLVAKRGRYLCLSSQRVEAELDVRMMSFEDGLKSMRSTDPGRVDIGD; from the coding sequence ATGAGGCTGCTGATTATCGGCGGGACCGGTCTGCTGGGCCAGTACCTGGTGCTGGAAGCATACCAGCGAGGGTGGGAGGTCACGGCGACCTATCACGACAACGATGCCAAGATAGGGACGAGGACCTTGGTCCACATGGATGTTCGGAACGAGGGTGAGGTCAGCGAGGTCCTGAGGTCCGTACGCCCGGAGGCGGTCATCCTGGCCGCAGGTATAACGGACCTGGACCGCTGCGAGACCAACCCCCAGGAGGCATGGGAGGTCAATGCTGAGGGCGCCCTAAACGTGGCCGCGGCCTGCAAGCTCAATGGCATCAAGCTCCTGTACGTGTCCACTGACGCGGTGTTCAACGGCCAGAAGAGGGAGCCGTACTTCGAGTTCGATACCCCCGATCCCCTGGGCATATACGCCCAGACCAAGCTGGAGGCCGAGAGGATCACCCTGGATGCGGACGAAAGTAACATCGTGGCCCGGGTGTCCCTACTGTACGGATGGAACCGCCTCATCGATAAGGAGAACTTCGTCACCTGGGCCCTATCCCGCTTAAGGGAGGGGGAGATGGTCAACCTCTTCGAGGACAGGCGGACCTGCCCTACATACGCGCCCCACTGTGCCAAGGTGCTGCTCCAGGTGCTGGATAAGGATGGCCAGGGCATCTACCACGTCGCCGGGGCGGACTGCCTCGACCGCTACGAGATGGGCCTCCAGGTGGCTGAGGTGTTCGGCCTTCCCTCGTCCTTGTGCCGGCGGGCCAGCGTGGCCGATTCCGACCTGGTGGCGAAGCGAGGGAGATATCTGTGCCTCAGCTCGCAGAGGGTGGAGGCGGAGCTAGACGTCCGCATGATGTCCTTCGAGGATGGGCTGAAGTCCATGCGCTCCACCGATCCCGGCAGGGTGGATATCGGCGATTAG
- a CDS encoding carboxymuconolactone decarboxylase family protein, whose protein sequence is MKMLEEFFPEFTGKLDEIDAMYREKRMIDEKTYQFICFALSIKGRSAPCVRKHFKGALEAGATVKELCYIFALTMRESAGADDCWTHDVLADWPEIIAGNVKCSCEK, encoded by the coding sequence GTGAAAATGCTGGAGGAGTTCTTCCCGGAGTTCACGGGCAAGCTGGACGAGATCGATGCGATGTACAGGGAGAAGAGGATGATCGATGAGAAGACCTATCAGTTCATCTGCTTCGCGCTGTCCATCAAGGGACGGAGCGCACCCTGCGTGAGGAAGCACTTCAAGGGCGCCCTGGAGGCCGGCGCCACGGTCAAGGAGCTGTGCTACATCTTCGCCCTCACCATGCGCGAGTCCGCCGGGGCCGATGACTGCTGGACCCACGACGTCCTGGCGGACTGGCCGGAGATAATCGCCGGGAACGTGAAGTGCTCCTGCGAGAAGTGA
- a CDS encoding MFS transporter: MENPPEEKGKRTGAILFILASMAMIVMFVEIMIVPALPTMAQDFPAQVDWLPWVLSIYLLVGAVATPLVGKLGDIHGKKKVLIAVMVIYVVALLGSGFSLEISDALLGEHNIFVLLFFRGLQGVGMGMFTLAFGIVRDTFPKDKIPVAIGMISAMFSVGVSIGLVGGGYITSVARWTDAFHVIVPFFMVLTVAAAYLIHDPRYVRKGSLDIPGAVTLGIGIVALLLALTEGERWGWDSGAILALFAASLVAFIVFVLIEMRSKDPIVRPSLLANRGILGGNIVALFVGLTMFMVYQTLPFFLETPITAGGYFGLTDTFTVGLYMLPSAIAQLFFGPYGGKLSKKIGPSNVLAIGMAITTAGFISLVFLNSDFWQLTISMVIFGSGVALCMVSMINVVVEAAPQSEFGVASGMNTLFRIVGGSIGPVLAAVILAANSFQYQVAPGVIVELYKVEGFIQAWWVGFVLALIGLVVAIVLRPKREASDVVDAVTPSEN, translated from the coding sequence ATGGAGAACCCGCCTGAGGAGAAGGGAAAGCGCACCGGGGCGATACTGTTCATACTGGCCAGCATGGCAATGATAGTAATGTTCGTGGAAATAATGATAGTTCCGGCGCTGCCCACCATGGCCCAGGACTTCCCGGCTCAGGTGGACTGGCTGCCCTGGGTGCTCTCCATCTACCTACTCGTGGGGGCCGTGGCCACACCCCTCGTGGGCAAGCTCGGGGACATCCACGGGAAGAAGAAGGTCCTTATCGCAGTTATGGTCATCTATGTGGTGGCCCTGCTGGGCAGCGGTTTCTCCCTGGAGATCTCGGATGCATTACTGGGAGAGCACAACATCTTCGTCCTGCTGTTCTTCCGCGGCCTGCAGGGAGTGGGCATGGGCATGTTCACCCTGGCCTTCGGCATCGTCCGGGACACCTTCCCCAAAGATAAGATACCGGTGGCCATAGGGATGATCTCGGCGATGTTCTCCGTGGGGGTCAGCATCGGCCTGGTGGGCGGCGGCTACATCACCTCGGTGGCACGGTGGACCGATGCCTTCCATGTCATAGTCCCCTTCTTCATGGTGCTCACGGTGGCGGCGGCCTACCTCATCCATGATCCCCGCTACGTCAGGAAAGGAAGCTTGGACATTCCGGGCGCGGTCACCCTGGGCATCGGGATCGTCGCCCTCCTGTTAGCGCTCACCGAGGGAGAAAGGTGGGGATGGGACAGCGGCGCCATACTCGCCTTGTTCGCCGCCTCCCTCGTTGCGTTCATCGTCTTCGTGCTCATCGAGATGCGTTCCAAGGACCCCATCGTGAGACCGTCCCTCCTGGCGAACCGGGGCATACTGGGCGGTAACATCGTGGCGTTGTTCGTCGGCCTGACCATGTTCATGGTGTACCAGACCCTTCCCTTCTTCCTGGAGACCCCTATTACCGCGGGTGGGTACTTCGGTCTCACCGATACGTTCACGGTCGGCCTGTACATGCTACCCAGCGCCATCGCTCAGCTGTTCTTCGGGCCCTACGGCGGGAAGCTGTCCAAGAAGATAGGACCCTCCAACGTACTGGCCATCGGCATGGCCATCACCACAGCGGGCTTCATCTCCCTGGTCTTCCTCAATTCCGACTTCTGGCAGCTCACCATCTCCATGGTGATCTTCGGTTCTGGGGTGGCCCTGTGCATGGTGTCCATGATCAACGTGGTGGTGGAGGCGGCACCCCAGAGCGAGTTCGGCGTGGCCTCGGGCATGAACACCCTGTTCCGCATCGTGGGCGGTTCCATCGGGCCGGTGCTAGCAGCGGTGATACTAGCGGCCAACTCCTTCCAGTACCAGGTGGCGCCAGGGGTGATCGTGGAACTGTACAAGGTGGAAGGCTTTATCCAGGCGTGGTGGGTGGGCTTCGTCCTTGCCCTCATCGGACTGGTCGTGGCCATCGTGCTCCGTCCCAAGCGTGAGGCAAGTGATGTAGTGGACGCAGTGACCCCCTCCGAGAACTAG